Proteins from one Coffea arabica cultivar ET-39 chromosome 8c, Coffea Arabica ET-39 HiFi, whole genome shotgun sequence genomic window:
- the LOC113706606 gene encoding AT-hook motif nuclear-localized protein 24-like: protein MDPVTASAHGHSLPPPFNTRDFNLQQFHHQTHNSEDEHSGTSGLNMGQKRDREEKNDINGGDGKDGGSSAGDGGEITRRPRGRPAGSKNKPKPPIIITRDSANALRTHVMEIADGCDIMESVANFARRRQRGVCIMSGTGTVTNVTLRQPASPGAVVTLHGRFEILSLAGSFLPPPAPPAATTLTIYLAGGQGQVVGGSVVGALMASGPVVIMAASFSNAAYERLPLDEDESSLQMQGGSLGSPGAVGGQQQQQQQQQQLMADPSLFSMPPNLFNSVQLPNEAYWATGRPPF, encoded by the coding sequence ATGGATCCAGTCACGGCTTCAGCTCATGGTCATTCCCTCCCACCTCCTTTCAACACTAGAGATTTCAATCTTCAGCAATTCCACCACCAGACCCATAATTCAGAAGATGAGCACAGCGGCACCAGCGGCCTAAACATGGGCCAAAAGCGAGATCGCGAGGAAAAGAATGACATCAACGGTGGCGATGGCAAAGATGGAGGAAGCTCAGCTGGAGACGGAGGAGAAATCACAAGGCGGCCTCGCGGCAGACCAGCTGGATCCAAGAACAAACCTAAACCCCCCATCATTATCACCCGTGACAGCGCGAATGCGCTAAGAACCCACGTTATGGAAATCGCAGATGGATGCGATATCATGGAAAGCGTGGCGAATTTCGCCAGGAGACGCCAAAGAGGGGTATGCATCATGAGTGGAACTGGCACCGTAACGAACGTTACGCTTAGGCAACCGGCTTCACCGGGTGCTGTAGTGACATTGCACGGCCGGTTCGAGATCTTATCCCTTGCGGGGTCTTTCTTACCCCCACCAGCTCCTCCGGCCGCGACAACCCTGACTATATACTTAGCTGGTGGGCAAGGGCAAGTGGTGGGGGGAAGTGTTGTTGGAGCACTTATGGCATCAGGGCCTGTTGTCATCATGGCTGCTTCCTTCAGCAATGCTGCATATGAGAGACTTCCACTAGATGAAGATGAGAGTTCGCTGCAAATGCAAGGAGGATCACTGGGATCTCCAGGAGCGGTTGGagggcagcagcagcagcagcagcagcagcagcaattgATGGCGGACCCTTCTTTGTTTAGCATGCCTCCTAATCTTTTCAACTCGGTTCAATTGCCTAATGAAGCTTATTGGGCTACTGGTCGCCCTCCATTCTAA